A stretch of Lathyrus oleraceus cultivar Zhongwan6 chromosome 6, CAAS_Psat_ZW6_1.0, whole genome shotgun sequence DNA encodes these proteins:
- the LOC127093852 gene encoding pollen receptor-like kinase 5: MMAHKKPFFYIFTFFMLSICFVPIFGDTNGQILIRFKGFLSNNNALNNWVDESNLCNWSGLLCTNNNFYGLRLENMGLGGKIDVDTLFELTNLVSFSVMNNSFEGPMPEFKKLVKLRGLFLSNNKFSGEILDNGFEGMVNLKRVFLAGNEFNGHIPFSLASLTRLLDLDLHDNSFGGNIPEFQQNVFRFFDLSNNQLEGQIPISLSNEPLTSFSGNKGLCGKPLNPCNISPTKSIVHPNSPPSTQGNRNKHKRLLRVLIVVLAIVLLASIVALLFIQSRRRRRSVKQLKPILGLQQNSQKTQSFKETQSIDLAGDFSKGENGELNFVREDRGSFDLQDLLRASAEVLGSGSFGSTYKAMISNGPIVVVKRFRHMNNVGKNEFFEHMEKLGSLKHPNLLPLVAFYYKKEEKFLVYDYGENGSLASHLHGRNGIVLNWSTRLKIIKGVARGLSHLYEEFPKQNLPHGHLKSSNVILNNSFEPLLTEYGLIPMTNKNHAQQFMASYKSPEVTHFDRPNGKTDIWCLGILILELLTGKFPSNYLRHGKGGESSDLATWVNTVVREEWTGEVFDKDIMGTRNGEGEMLKLLRIGMFCCEWSVERRLDWKDALAKIEELKEKDSEDESFSYVSEGDLYSKGVTDDDFSFSVVTDSHVDKIGNVTD, encoded by the exons ATGATGGCTCATAAAAAACCATTCTTTTACATTTTCACATTCTTTATGTTGTCTATTTGTTTTGTGCCAATTTTTGGTGACACAAATGGTCAAATTTTGATAAGGTTCAAAGGCTTTTTGTCTAATAACAATGCTTTAAACAATTGGGTTGATGAGTCTAATTTATGCAATTGGTCTGGTTTGTTATGCACAAACAACAATTTTTATGGATTGAGATTAGAAAATATGGGACTTGGTGGGAAAATTGATGTAGACACATTGTTTGAATTGACAAATTTGGTTAGTTTTAGTGTCATGAATAATTCATTTGAGGGTCCAATGCCTGAATTCAAGAAGCTTGTGAAGCTAAGGGGGTTGTTTTTGTCTAATAATAAATTTTCTGGTGAGATTTTAGATAATGGTTTTGAGGGTATGGTGAATCTTAAAAGGGTATTTTTGGCAGGAAATGAGTTTAATGGTCATATTCCTTTTTCACTTGCTTCTTTGACAAGACTCTTGGATTTGGATTTGCATGATAATAGTTTTGGAGGGAACATACCAGAATTTCAACAGAATGTTTTCAGATTTTTTGATTTGTCTAATAATCAATTGGAGGGACAAATACCAATTAGCTTAAGCAATGAGCCCTTAACCTCATTTTCTG GCAATAAAGGCCTGTGTGGGAAACCTTTGAATCCATGCAACATTTCTCCAACCAAATCTATTGTGCATCCCAACTCACCTCCTTCAACTCAAGGAAATAGAAACAAACACAAAAGACTCCTTAGAGTGTTAATTGTAGTTTTGGCTATTGTTCTTTTGGCTTCAATAGTAGCACTTTTGTTTATCCAAAGCCGCCGCCGGCGACGAAGCGTAAAGCAACTCAAACCCATATTAGGGCTACAACAAAACTCTCAAAAGACTCAGAGTTTCAAGGAGACACAATCCATTGATTTAGCTGGTGATTTTAGTAAAGGTGAAAATGGAGAATTGAACTTTGTTAGGGAAGATAGAGGGAGTTTTGATTTGCAAGATCTTCTTAGGGCTTCAGCTGAAGTTCTTGGAAGTGGAAGTTTTGGATCAACTTATAAGGCCATGATTTCGAATGGACCAATTGTTGTTGTGAAGAGATTTAGGCACATGAATAATGTTGGGAAGAATGAGTTTTTTGAACACATGGAGAAGCTTGGAAGTTTGAAACATCCTAATCTACTCCCTCTTGTTGCATTCTACTAcaaaaaagaagaaaagttttTGGTTTATGATTATGGTGAAAATGGTAGCTTGGCTAGTCATCTACACG GTAGAAACGGAATTGTACTTAACTGGTCGACTCGTCTAAAAATCATAAAAGGAGTAGCAAGAGGTTTATCACATCTCTACGAAGAGTTTCCTAAACAAAACCTACCTCATGGTCATCTAAAATCTTCCAATGTGATCCTAAACAATTCATTTGAGCCACTTTTGACAGAATATGGACTTATACCTATGACAAACAAAAACCATGCACAACAATTCATGGCATCGTACAAATCACCAGAAGTGACACATTTTGATAGACCAAACGGAAAGACAGACATTTGGTGTCTTGGAATCCTCATTTTAGAGCTATTGACAGGAAAGTTTCCATCAAATTATCTACGACATGGAAAAGGCGGCGAGAGTTCGGATTTAGCAACATGGGTGAACACAGTTGTGAGGGAAGAATGGACAGGTGAAGTGTTTGATAAGGATATAATGGGAACAAGAAATGGTGAAGGTGAGATGTTGAAGCTTTTGAGGATTGGAATGTTTTGCTGTGAATGGAGTGTTGAGAGGAGATTGGATTGGAAAGATGCTTTGGCTAAGATTGAAGAACTTAAGGAGAAAGATAGTGAAGATGAATCTTTTTCTTATGTTAGTGAAGGTGATTTGTATTCAAAAGGTGTGACTGACGATGATTTCTCTTTTTCTGTTGTTACTGATTCACATGTTGATAAGATTGGGAATGTGACAGACTAG